A genome region from Candidatus Beckwithbacteria bacterium includes the following:
- the pyk gene encoding pyruvate kinase: MIAQKQTKIVATIGPASDSPETIKELIETGVNVFRFNMKHADIAWHEERIKLVDDISKEMNVPLGILIDLQGPEIRIETRDHADIIVKKGERIIFASTFSNSDINVCIPHEVVFEVLKEGDQILIDDGFLEFTIVEKNGDQLVVEAHDNYIIKHRKGVNLPGKHINLPSLIEDDLRKLDMAGKSKVDFVALSFSRTKEDIEILRTEMGKRNVKAAIIAKIESQPAIDNLDDLIEAADGIMVARGDLGIEIPIKELAFWQKEIIRKCRIANKPVITATQMLQSMVDSPRPTRAEATDVANAIFDGTDAVMLSGESASGKYPVKAVDYMSRIAAFTESKTNLIMKCDVPHDTAQLIVHAAMAMIDSVEHPKIDAIIAFTETGYSAKILSSFRPNLPIIAVSRNQTTVEQLTLSFGVSPVKVDFPKGDILHVEPILEQLKAMRIVEKGQIIISIHGSKWQIPGLTNSVSIIRVS; the protein is encoded by the coding sequence ATGATTGCACAAAAACAAACCAAAATCGTTGCTACGATTGGTCCTGCTTCTGACAGTCCCGAAACAATCAAGGAACTTATCGAAACTGGAGTCAATGTTTTTCGGTTTAATATGAAGCATGCCGATATTGCCTGGCATGAAGAACGAATTAAATTGGTTGATGATATTTCTAAAGAAATGAATGTTCCATTGGGAATTTTGATTGATCTTCAAGGGCCGGAAATTCGAATCGAAACTAGAGATCATGCTGATATTATAGTTAAAAAAGGCGAACGGATTATCTTTGCTTCAACATTTTCTAATAGTGATATTAATGTTTGTATTCCTCATGAGGTAGTTTTTGAAGTATTAAAAGAAGGTGATCAAATTCTGATTGACGATGGTTTTTTGGAATTTACCATTGTTGAAAAAAATGGCGATCAATTAGTTGTTGAAGCTCATGATAATTACATTATCAAGCATCGTAAAGGAGTTAATTTGCCTGGTAAACATATCAATCTGCCTTCTCTTATTGAAGATGATTTACGCAAGCTTGATATGGCTGGCAAAAGTAAAGTTGATTTTGTAGCTTTATCATTTAGTCGAACAAAAGAAGATATCGAAATTCTCCGGACTGAAATGGGAAAAAGAAATGTCAAAGCAGCTATTATTGCCAAAATTGAAAGCCAACCAGCTATTGATAATCTTGACGACCTAATTGAAGCTGCTGATGGCATTATGGTAGCTCGTGGTGATTTAGGAATTGAAATCCCAATTAAAGAATTGGCTTTTTGGCAAAAAGAAATTATCCGCAAATGTCGCATAGCAAATAAGCCAGTTATTACTGCTACGCAAATGCTGCAATCTATGGTTGATAGTCCCCGCCCAACTCGAGCTGAAGCCACGGATGTCGCTAATGCAATTTTTGATGGCACTGATGCAGTCATGCTTTCAGGCGAAAGTGCTTCAGGTAAATACCCTGTGAAGGCAGTTGACTACATGAGTCGAATTGCTGCTTTTACCGAGAGCAAAACCAATTTAATCATGAAATGTGATGTCCCTCATGATACAGCTCAACTGATTGTACATGCAGCTATGGCTATGATTGATAGTGTTGAGCATCCCAAGATTGACGCTATTATTGCTTTTACCGAAACTGGATATTCTGCCAAAATTTTATCCAGTTTCCGACCAAACTTACCTATTATTGCAGTGAGTAGAAATCAAACGACAGTAGAACAACTGACTTTATCTTTTGGAGTCTCTCCAGTAAAAGTTGATTTTCCTAAAGGAGATATTTTACATGTTGAACCTATTTTGGAACAACTTAAAGCTATGCGTATCGTTGAAAAAGGTCAAATTATTATTTCTATTCATGGTAGTAAATGGCAGATTCCGGGACTGACTAATTCAGTTTCGATCATTAGAGTTTCGTAA
- a CDS encoding response regulator, with product MANTRDILIPKRILLVEDDILLANMFEKDLSTANFSVTTAYQGSQVVELAEQHLFDLIFLDLLLPGKSGFEILKELKANKKTKDVPVIIITNLGEVEHMERALALGAADYVIKANVSPKEIRGLANKYLLHHTARSHEYQKE from the coding sequence ATGGCAAACACTCGAGATATTTTAATCCCAAAAAGAATTCTTTTAGTAGAAGATGATATTTTACTGGCTAATATGTTTGAGAAGGATTTAAGTACTGCCAATTTCTCAGTCACCACGGCATACCAGGGTTCACAAGTTGTTGAACTGGCAGAACAACACCTATTTGATTTAATTTTTTTGGATTTGTTGCTGCCTGGAAAAAGTGGTTTTGAGATTTTAAAAGAATTAAAAGCCAATAAAAAAACGAAGGATGTTCCTGTTATTATCATTACCAATCTTGGTGAAGTAGAACATATGGAACGGGCTCTAGCTTTAGGCGCTGCAGACTATGTTATTAAGGCCAATGTCAGCCCAAAAGAGATTCGGGGACTAGCTAACAAATACCTTCTTCATCATACTGCTCGTAGTCATGAGTATCAGAAAGAGTAG